The region TTTTATGGCAATAGAATTAacagaaaaggctcaaatatgtcatcgaactatcggaaatggttcatttatgccactcgtcaatagtttggctcatttatgccatcgaactatcgaaaatgaCTTATTTATTCCACTCATTAacagtttgactcatttatgccatcgtcgttaccaaaatgactcatccatgccaatTTTCATTAATgccggttttacaataccaggtATGACACGTGGcttccaactagattatggttgtgggtgggtcgTGTGGATGGctcggattttttattaatttgggatttaaaattgggctggtttaaaacgacgtagacctctaattggaggtcaCGTGTCATAATTGATATTATAaaaccggcgttaatgaaaaatgacatggatgagtcattttggtaacggcgatggcataaatgagccaaactattgatgagtggcataaatgagtcatttccgatagttcgatggcataaatgagccaaactattgacgagtgataccaatgagccatttccgatagttcgatggcatatttgagccttttccgtagaattaatgatttatttcatcttgtttttttctctttcgGTTTGGCAACAGCAGCAGCTGGAACATGGAAGGAATCCCTGAAAAAAAGAGCGATTTGCAATTACTATCACAAAAAGCATTCAAAAAAGGCGTCGTCCATGGATGAAGAAGAAACGTCGTTTTAGAGTTAAACTTGGAGATGACATAGTATTCGAGATACTAACATGGCTCCCCGCCAAGTCTCTTATGCGACTCAAGTGTGTTTGTAAAGCTTGGTACACTTTGATTCGACACGATCTCAACTTTGTCAAGTCCCATATTACTCGTTCTCATGTCCTTCCTTCAGCCACCCAAATGTTGTTTCAACTGAATATTCCTTCTCCTTCTGACCTAGAATTTTTTCAGAGCATTTGTTTCCCCAATACACAACATTTCTCAAATATACAAGCCCTAGAAGGATTTTCCTTACAACTTGCTCCTTATACTTATTCAGACACAAGAGATGAGATCGTGATCAGCTCAAATCATTGCAATGGCCTCCTTTGTTTTTATGAACGTTCTAAAGTTTACTTATACAATGTCACCACAGCTGAGATGAAACTTTTTGCCATCCTCTCTAATAAGTTGTTCCCGTGGTGCTCCTAACTTGTTTTTGGGATTTGATCCGGTTAAGGAAAAATACAAAttgcttcattttttttactCCATAGCTCAACCAGATCAAGATTCTAACTCTAGGAACCAACTCcgggagagaaaaaaaattaatccatGAAATGCCTTTTCCCAGTTATTTTGCAAGGGATTGTCTGCTCCTCAATGGACTACTTTTTTGGAGGAGTACTTCATTTGACAGTAATATCGACTACTTTGACTTCATAGAGGAGAAGTTTGGGTTTCTTTCACCCCCAGAAGGAAGGAGTTTTTTCCCTCCTAATAGGCCACAAACTACATTGTGGGGAAAGCTGGTTTGGTGTTGGTCCTACTTTGGGAAAAAATATAATGTGCGCAACTCCTATTTCATGTCTGATGATGACGTTAACaatgtttttatgaaatttaaccTTGATGATTCCAATTTAAAGAAGGCTGCCTTGCTTGAAGCAGAATGGAGTACTGACAAGCCAAAGTTTGTTTTAGCGACAGCAAGCCTTATTAGTGCCCCAGATACTCTGGTGTTCCCCAATCATTTATCGTTAAGACATGTTAGCAGTTTTATTGAGAACATTACCCCATTAACGTCTATTATTGAGGTTTAACTTTGAAAATCAATGTGGTGATTCTCCTTAGCACTAGTGGATTAAATGGAGGTAGATATATGGTCTCTAAATAtagatatgtggttatggaccTCCATGGTGGTACATGCTATATCAAATAGTCTTCCTATCTCATGTTTGTCAGTCTTGGACCTACTTTCTCTATTTTTGATTACGGAACTCTGCCTTCACTCAGCTTTaagttaatgatttttttttattttttatttttgggaacccgcagccgctacctttcgagtgcgcacagggtaaaccctaAGTTAATGATTGCAGCTCGCTTTCTCATGATTGTGATTCCAACTGGAAGAGCCAGTGCTGAGTTTGTGTTTATAACTTCAATACTGAAATGGGATCAACAATAAATTCTACATCTTCGTCTGGGGACTTCTTATGAAACAGTATACGGTGACAGATTATGATGGTTCTGCCTATATGGTGAGCTTGCTTTCTCTTTGTTTGCCGTGATATGAGATTATTGTGCAGTAGAGCTTTTTTAAAACTCCTTAACTACTGTGGCCCTTCAAATTGCAAAACATGTGATGATAAATTGCTGCTCCATGCAATCCGCGTCCCAGCTCTGAATTTGTTATGAGATAAGGCTTAGCAGACATCAAGACTGGAGTCCTGTATGCAGCAAGCTTAATTTTAATGAGATGACCCAAACCTCGAAGTgcttaaaattaaataatatggACTCCATGGCAGATTTTGGAGATTAAATGATGAGGAGAAGTTCAATCAACTTAAGTTCCTCCTAATTGACTGGATAAATCTGGAGCTCGGGGAAGCTAGCAGTGCTCCAGATTTTACATTGCCTCATGACATATTTACCATCTAAGATTGTTTAAAATTTACAGTAAACAGTCAAAGAATTTCTCCCATCCCGCTGAATATATTATGATATCCTGTATTGCTTTGGACATCATTTATCTGCTTCAAAAATGATGATGAGTCCCTTGTCCTTGTAGGGGTTGAAGTTCAAGAAAGTTGGTCATGCTAGTTAAGAGAAAATGGTGTCGATGTGTCATCTGATGACCCTCAAGCAGTGGGAAGCTTAGAATGGGAGATGATGCAAATTATTAACCTAGATCTCTTTTCTGTTCCTTATGACTAATAGGGCCTAACTTTTATGTGGGacatgttgctaatgaatggaTGGCTTGTTATGATGGCATGCGTATTTTGCACTGTTATCTTCCTCAATATGAATGCATATTAGATCCTTGTGTTCTATGTTCTGCAGTCTTGGAGAGTTCCATGCCATATTAGTGTGATTTATTCAGTATGCTTTGTTTTGATCAAAATGTCGTGGGCTTGACCAACGGTGCTACAACCTTTCATCTCAGTGGACTGGCCATACATCTTCAGTTCAAGTTATATGTTCTGCTTCATTGAATTTAGCTCTAATCTTTCTCTCCGAATTTTTGATTTCTCCATGATTATAATTTCTAATGCAAGAATCCTCTTAAGAATGTTTTCAAAATAATTAGCTATATATCAAGAAGAGATTCCGACAACTCTCTTATATAAGACATGGTTTCCACTGCGGGAGTTTGAATAAGAGAGACCATAGCAACATAAGTCGTAACTCTCAgcatcatgatttggaagtattataacaacataaaagTAGAAAACCGTTCATCTTCAAAAGCAGTAAAAGTTATTACAGAGCTTTGGAGGGAGATTGGCAGCTATGAAATGCTCTACTGCAGTTGCCTGCCTGTAAAAACCCAAAATCAATGCATTgtaagaaggggaaaaaaaacatatatagaGAATCAGATTGAAAAATGGAGGGATTAAATGCAGCATCAAGTTCTTGGAAGGGCAGGTGAGTAGAGAAAACAACTTGTCACATGATAGTTCAAGCTTAGTCTAGTTTACTCTTAAAATGAATAAGCCTGTTGGTCTCTTTGGCTTTTGTTTCACTATAATATTAGCTTATTTTTATTACCAAGAAGTAGCGGAGCTCAGGATAAATATATCTGGGGAAAATATAGATTGCATTCTTCAATTTCACATGCAGAACACTCCCTTTTCTATAGTTTTCAAATTCTTCAATTCTCCTTTACCAGATTCTATAGTTTTAGTTACATTTTAACTGTAAAATTAGAGTAAGGAATTGTTATGTTTCGGAGAAATAGATGGAGCTATGTAATGAAGTTTGTGTCATTACAAAATGGAGATTAAAAACAGTCATATCAAGAACTTAAACGTGGACGATATCACAATAGTTTTTCTGGTCCTGTCTATGTGTTGTAATCCACTAATTGTACTTGTTAATCAACTTGATTTTCtgcgtttcttttttattcatatgaaaatattttcaacTTTCTAAAATGAAGCATTTTTCAGTAAatttagccaaacacaaactgttaCTCTCCAACGTACTTTCTGAATAAAAATACTTTCGATAGGAGATACTTTTCGGCCAAATAGGCTCAGTCTCTGGCTActcaattttcttcttcttagtaaataccaaaaaaaataataataacaaatcgGAAAGGTCATGTCCCGGTTATACAATAATATCCTCGACTGCTGTAGGCCATCTTTTTTTCCACAAAGGATCTTTCAGTGTTTCTGCAATAGTATACATATTTTCATCAAAAGGGAAACCTCGCAGGCGTAAGTGCCCCAGGGGGTGTTGGAGGGGGAGGGGCGCATGTTATTGAACTACTGTCTATAATTTGCTGAACTTTCACTCCTTAGTTACAACAGAAGAATATCAAGCAACTAGTCAAGGAGCAGCAAATTTCTATGTTGTCCAGCAAAATATGTCTGCTTTGGTTGCAGGATTTGAGAGAAGAATCTTAATATACACTCGGCATGGCTGAGATTGAACTGCTTCTTGCTTGATCATTTGGTGAAATTGCTTTGTCCAGTTACCATTTCTAGCTCATCTATGTATAGCTTCTCATTTGGCACAAAAGGATCCTACACCCACAGGTCAATAAGAAATTTTAGAGAGTCAAGAGTCACGACAACTTGATAACAAGTACCTCAGGTAAtcaacatatatgtatatatcaaccTGGCAAGTCATACAGAATCCAACAAACTGACCGTGCATTCAGTTCAGGATGATCATAAAGGTACACCAGGTGGCCTATCCAACAATTCATGCTGGAAAGCTATATACTGTAAGCAAATAGTAAAATATCTTATGTTAGTTGAATTGAGAATAGCAAGTTATTTTATATCACTTGAAAGAAGATATAAGGTCAAGAGATCTAAAACAAGTGACCCAAGCCTTGAGAATCAAAACTGAAAACAAGCAAAGCCAAATTTATTTAAAGACAGCAACGCTaaaacataaatagaaaattaactCTCTTTCATCAAGCCAGTTTATTTCTTGCAACAACCTTCAAATTAAGACGCACAAGCCATTAgaaatttttcaaagttcattACGGTACATAGCCATCCTAGAAAGTGGAGAAAACAACTATCGCTTTTGTTATTACTTAATGACACCCAACTAACAATTGCATTACTGCGATACAGACTGACTTCATTTTCATGTCACTAGCAACCAAAGCAACACATTAAAGAGATAGTCTAAAAACTGAGCTTTCTTCTCATTAACCATGTGGTGAAAATCTTAAGAGCGAGATTTCCCTGAGTTCAATGCctaccttttctcttctccttttttcgTTTTTGTGTTTCTCTATATAAAATTTGTTCAGTTCCACTTGATATAAAATAcgaaaaaagagaggagaaaagcTACAAGGAACATGTACTTGAGTGAGGTAATCAACATATATGTATTAGACCATCTATGAACCTGGCAAGTCATACTGAATCCAACAAACTGACCACGCATTAAAGTCAGGATGATTCTAAAGGTGCCTGGGGTGGCCTATCCATCTTGGTTTTTTCAGGCATTGTTTGAGGCAACTGCAGTAGAGCATTTCACAGCGGCTAATTTCCCTCTAAAGCTCTGTAAGAATTTGATGCTTCaacttttattgcttttgaagaaGATTGATTTTCTGCTTTTATGTCTTCTATGTTGTTATAATACTTCCAAAACAATGATGCTCAGATTTATGACTTATGTTGCTATTGTTCTCTTATTCAAACTCTGGAGCAACTCCACCATGTCCCACATAAAGTTAGGTCCTACTTTAGTTGCTAATGAACAAGTTACAAACAATCTCCCATCCTAAGCTTCCTATGTCGGCACCATTTTCTGTCAACTAGCATGCTAGATTTCTTGAAGTTAACGTCAATACCTTGAAGGAGAAGGAACTCATCATGACTTTTGAAGCAGATAAATGATGTCCAATGCAATACAGGATATCATAATATATTCACTGGGTTGGGAACTTCTTTGACTATTACTGTAAATTCTAAACTATCATCAGTACTTAAATGGTAAATATGTTTTGAGGCAATGTAAAAGAAGAAGCGGAGCACATAAAATAAAGGCAGAGAAAATGATTAAGCTGACTAGCGAGCAATGATCTGTGGCAGTATGAGCCTTACCAACAATTATGGATGTGGACACTAAGGATCTCGTTTCCCATGTTCTCTTGatcttcttgaatttctttCACAGATTTAGCAGCAGAAATGCTGCAATCGTCCAATTTTAATGATTCCAAGGAACAAATTTCCCCAACGTCTTTAGGAATCTCCTCCAGGTATCTGCATCTTTTCACAACTAGGCACTGCAGATTTGGAAAGTTGACACTGCCAGCTTCCCAGTGCTCCAGATTTGTCCAATCGATTAGGAGGAACTTAAGCTGATTGAACTTCTCCTCATCATTTAATATCCAAACTCCACCATACAATccatttcttttaattataagCGCTTCAAGGTTTGGCAACGTCATCATGTTTGCCATGTCTTCCCATGGTAAGTAGGTCCTTTTCAAAGTCAACCTCTTCAGAGATATAGGCAAAGCATACTTGCACGGGATTGGGGGTTGGTTTATTCCATAGCAGATGACCTTCAATATTTCAAGTTTATTTAAACAGGAAATATTATTTAAGCGATGGGAAATTTTCTTCCTCTCGCATTCTCTCCAATTTCCAGAAATTTTCAGCCTCTTGAGATTTGGAATAGCAGAAAAAAATTCACTAGTAGAGCTGGAAAAGCATAGGCAGGAAAGTTCCTCCAGATTTTGTAGCTTGAAACCAGACTGTATCTTACTTGATGGAAtctggaaagaaaaaaagttactGACGTCAAGATGCCTTAAATGTTTCATCTCCCAGATTGCTGCAGGTATAGTTGGAGTTTTATCACCCCGGTAACCAAAAATCAAGGTCTGCAGATTATAAAGCTCTGACACTAACCGGTGAAGATCATCGTAACAGTTGAATTGAAGGTATCTGAGATGTACGAATTTTGTTATCTCAAGTGGAAAATCTTCAAATGTAAAATCGAGAATTGCCAACACTCTAAGTAGTTTGAAGCGCGCGAAAAGAGGAACTTGTTTAGAACCTAGTCCATGGAAGAAGTGCACAGTGCGGGTGAGatcacttgatgatgactcCAAGAAATCAGCCTGATAAATGCCTGAATGGAAACTGTATCGACGAACCTGACGCATCTCTGCTGAAGGATTTTTAGTAACCTGCAGGAGTTTCTCTTTCTCAGCTTCTCTTAAAATCAAGTCACGAACCAGATCATGGACACCACATGTTCTCACCTCACTATTCCATCTTCTCTTCTTAACCATTATGAGATTCCTACTAACAAGATCCTCCAAGCAATCTCTTCCCACTTCTTCCAGGGTTTTGAGCATTTCTTTCCCTAGAAAACCCTCAGAAACCCATAAATTGATCAATGTCTCTATGTTAACATCACTATCTTCTGGAAAGATTCCCATATAGAGGAAACATGGTTTAATATGATTATGTAATTAATTGAACTCATAGAAAGCACTCCTAGACATTTATCGGATTCATTACCAACAACTTTACTTACACTTTTGGCAACTTCCTTCCAATTTCTCTCGCTCTAGCAATTTTAGAGAGATGCCCCGCAAGCACTAGAAGAGCTAAAGGTAGTCCTTGGCATTTTTGTGCTATTTGCTTCCCTATTTCCTCCAATCCAGGAGGACAAACCTGTTGTACCCCAAACACCTTCTCATGAAGTAACTTCCAACTTTCATCTAAATTCAAGAGGCTCATCTCATGAGGAGGGCTGTCGGGGTCAGCATGCATAGCCACATGTCTGAGCCTGCTAGTCAAAATAATTCGACTCCCATTGTTGTCATCCGGAAGAATTCTTGACATAAAATCCCAGACGTCATTGCTCCAAATATCATCCAAGACTACAAGATACCTCTTCTTCATTAACCTTTTGCGTATTTTATCCATCAGCTGATCATCGGTCTCTTTCATCTCAATTAAAATCAACTTATTGTTAGCCTCTTCTTTGTTCTCATTTAAAATCAACTGACCGTCAGTCTCTTCTTTGTTCTCATTTAAAATCAACTGACCATCAGTCTCTTCCTTGTTCTCATTTAAAATCAACTGATCATCAGTCTCTTCTTTGTTCTCATTTAAAATCAATTGATCCTCAGTCTCTTCTTTGTTCTCATTTAAAATACATGAAACAACACTCAACAATAAATCTCTAATCTTATACTCTTGAGATATTGTCAGCCAAACGTGGATATCAAAGCGATTTATGATTTGAGGATCGTCGTATGCTTTTCTAGCGAGAGTTGTTTTTCTGATCCCGCCCATTCCCAGAATGGGGATGATTTCTTGAGTAGAAGGGGGCCCTGTCAGCcttctcatgattttcatcaaGTCGTCTTCAAGACCCACAACAACTGTGTCTAGATTTAGATTTGCAACACGTCTAGATGATTAATGGCCAAGTAGTTGCAGATTCTCATTCTCTGGATCACCATCACTATAGACTTTATTTGAAATGAAACTACTTCCCATCACCTCCCTCTTTAGGGCATCAATCTTTTCTACAAGTGGAGGCAAGGTTTCACATAATGCTTTGCTTGCCATCGCTCGATCCAGTTGATTAATAATTTCGTATATCTTTAGTTCAATCACATCCTCTGCTTCATTAACTGCATTTCTAATTTTTCTCTCCACCTCCTTAACCTTACAATGGTGCCTTCTCTTGCTAGTGTTCTCAAGAATTTTTTGGAAATATTCAAGATCATCAAGGAGAGAGTCCGCCATTTTTCTTGTTTCATCACTTATCCAATGTGGCTTTAGCTGCACGAGTTGCTTCAAGGTTTGTATGAGAGAAATCACAGCAACATAAGCCATTTCTCTCACTAACTGTAGGAGGAAAAGAACTGCTTCGGTGATGATTTAGCTGGAAATAAACTGTTGAACGCTTCTGCAGATTGATTCAAACAAAACCtgccaaaaatcaaaatcagcACTGCAGTTTGTTCTTAGAATAAGAATGTGAGAAATCATAAGACCAGATCTCCcaaataaagaagaaatgaaatcAAAGGTGAACTTCGACTAAAgaaaatgaatttaattttctttaattttaattttctcctATATAAGTGAATTAGGAAAAGGAAGGGAAGACGAGAGAGTATAAGTTGgaataaaaagaaaggacaCGCGAGCTCAAAAATGAATCTGAATCTCTCTTTGCAGCTTCCTTGAATATTTAAACACGCATGAATATTTAGATCCTAGTGACGCCTTTTATATCCGAGTAGGCCTAGGCCGGAGGCAGACAACGTCACTAGTGGGATACGCTGTTACATAAGATATCCTCAcaagaatcatatcatatatctcatctcatattattataaaagtGGGAAGCCTCAAAGTTAAAAGTTGAAATACCATAATACCCTTCAAAGGTTGATTGACTTAAATTACCACTCATCCTAAAAACAAAATCTACACA is a window of Lycium ferocissimum isolate CSIRO_LF1 chromosome 12, AGI_CSIRO_Lferr_CH_V1, whole genome shotgun sequence DNA encoding:
- the LOC132040421 gene encoding putative late blight resistance protein homolog R1A-3 codes for the protein MGIFPEDSDVNIETLINLWVSEGFLGKEMLKTLEEVGRDCLEDLVSRNLIMVKKRRWNSEVRTCGVHDLVRDLILREAEKEKLLQVTKNPSAEMRQVRRYSFHSGIYQADFLESSSSDLTRTVHFFHGLGSKQVPLFARFKLLRVLAILDFTFEDFPLEITKFVHLRYLQFNCYDDLHRLVSELYNLQTLIFGYRGDKTPTIPAAIWEMKHLRHLDVSNFFSFQIPSSKIQSGFKLQNLEELSCLCFSSSTSEFFSAIPNLKRLKISGNWRECERKKISHRLNNISCLNKLEILKVICYGINQPPIPCKYALPISLKRLTLKRTYLPWEDMANMMTLPNLEALIIKRNGLYGGVWILNDEEKFNQLKFLLIDWTNLEHWEAGSVNFPNLQCLVVKRCRYLEEIPKDVGEICSLESLKLDDCSISAAKSVKEIQEDQENMGNEILSVHIHNCCI
- the LOC132040422 gene encoding putative late blight resistance protein homolog R1B-8; translation: MKIMRRLTGPPSTQEIIPILGMGGIRKTTLARKAYDDPQIINRFDIHVWLTISQEYKIRDLLLSVVSCILNENKEETEDQLILNENKEETDDQLILNENKEETDGQLILNENKEETDGQLILNENKEEANNKLILIEMKETDDQLMDKIRKRLMKKRYLVVLDDIWSNDVWDFMSRILPDDNNGSRIILTSRLRHVAMHADPDSPPHEMSLLNLDESWKLLHEKVFGVQQVCPPGLEEIGKQIAQKCQGLPLALLVLAGHLSKIARAREIGRKLPKV